A section of the Candidatus Brocadiaceae bacterium genome encodes:
- a CDS encoding glycosidase, which translates to MDTARRRHSPDLFRRYDGNPILSAHDWPYRVHSVFNAGAVRLDSGEVLLLARAEDMRGLSHLCAARSADGLTDWRIDPAPTMSPDPRGHPEEVWGLEDPRITFLSERGEYAVAYTAYSRGGPGVSLAFTHDFHTFRRSGMVFPPDDKDAALFPCRFGGRWAMVHRPTSPDREAHVWLSFSPDLKHWGDHTILMEARRGAWWDAGKIGLSTPPIETERGWLILYHGVRVTAAGSLYRLGLALLDRDDPLRVLLRGEEWVFGAEEPYERVGDVPDVVFPCGAVVGEDGDGLHLYYGAADTSLCVATSRVTMLLDWLETHGRRPDGDP; encoded by the coding sequence ATGGACACGGCCCGCCGACGGCATTCGCCCGACCTGTTCCGGCGCTACGATGGCAACCCCATCCTGAGCGCCCATGACTGGCCGTACCGCGTCCACAGCGTGTTCAACGCGGGCGCCGTGCGGCTGGACTCCGGCGAGGTGCTGCTGCTGGCCCGTGCCGAGGACATGCGCGGCCTCTCGCACCTCTGCGCCGCACGCTCGGCCGACGGGCTCACCGACTGGCGCATCGACCCCGCTCCGACCATGTCGCCCGATCCGCGGGGCCATCCCGAGGAGGTCTGGGGCCTCGAAGACCCGCGGATCACGTTCCTGAGTGAACGCGGGGAGTACGCCGTGGCCTACACGGCGTACTCCCGCGGCGGCCCGGGCGTGTCGCTCGCCTTCACGCACGACTTCCACACCTTCCGCCGCAGCGGCATGGTCTTCCCGCCCGACGACAAGGACGCCGCACTGTTCCCCTGCCGCTTCGGCGGGCGCTGGGCCATGGTCCATCGACCGACCTCCCCCGACCGCGAGGCCCATGTCTGGCTGTCGTTCTCGCCCGACCTGAAGCACTGGGGAGACCACACGATCCTCATGGAGGCGCGCCGCGGCGCCTGGTGGGACGCCGGCAAGATCGGGCTGTCCACGCCGCCCATCGAGACCGAGCGCGGCTGGCTCATCCTCTATCACGGCGTGCGCGTGACGGCCGCCGGGTCCCTCTACCGGCTGGGGCTGGCCCTGCTGGACCGGGACGACCCGCTGCGCGTGCTCCTGCGCGGCGAGGAATGGGTCTTCGGCGCCGAGGAGCCCTACGAACGCGTCGGCGACGTGCCCGACGTGGTCTTCCCCTGCGGCGCCGTCGTCGGCGAGGACGGCGACGGACTGCACCTCTACTACGGCGCAGCGGATACGTCCCTGTGCGTGGCCACCTCACGCGTCACCATGCTGCTGGACTGGCTGGAGACGCACGGCCGCCGGCCGGACGGCGATCCCTGA
- a CDS encoding sugar phosphate isomerase/epimerase — MDVCVFSKHFQSLDADGLGKAMKELGVPGVDLTVRRGGHVEPDRVADELPAVQAALARHDVKVTMLTTSILSVDQPNTQAIIEAAGRAGVGYVKLGYWHYKGFGHLKAQEAEIRASLNDLAPLLKENGVRAGFHTHSGHYMGCNAEFVMRIIEDCDPEAIGVYYDAGHCTLEGGEGGWLMGLDLVSDRLIMVAVKDLAFFRTGSADAPHKGWFWLTVPFDAGPVDWPLFVQCLKAIDFQGPVSFHSEYQGEHSWLDLSVEQVAAQTKKDLAYWNRIVQG, encoded by the coding sequence ATGGACGTCTGCGTATTCAGCAAGCACTTTCAGAGTCTCGATGCCGACGGCCTGGGAAAGGCGATGAAGGAACTGGGCGTTCCGGGCGTGGACCTGACGGTCCGGCGCGGCGGACACGTGGAACCGGACCGGGTGGCCGACGAACTGCCGGCCGTCCAGGCGGCCCTGGCCCGGCACGACGTCAAGGTCACCATGCTCACGACGTCCATCCTGAGCGTCGACCAGCCCAACACGCAGGCCATCATCGAGGCGGCCGGCCGGGCCGGCGTCGGCTACGTCAAGCTCGGCTACTGGCACTACAAGGGGTTCGGGCACCTGAAGGCGCAGGAGGCGGAGATCCGCGCCTCGCTGAACGACCTGGCTCCCCTGCTCAAGGAGAACGGCGTCCGCGCCGGCTTCCACACCCATTCCGGCCACTACATGGGCTGCAACGCCGAGTTCGTCATGCGCATCATCGAAGACTGCGACCCCGAGGCGATCGGCGTCTACTACGATGCCGGCCACTGCACCCTCGAGGGCGGCGAGGGCGGCTGGCTGATGGGCCTGGACCTCGTCTCGGACCGCCTGATCATGGTCGCCGTCAAGGACCTGGCCTTCTTCCGCACCGGCAGCGCCGACGCGCCCCACAAGGGGTGGTTCTGGCTGACCGTGCCGTTCGACGCGGGACCGGTCGACTGGCCGCTGTTCGTCCAGTGCCTGAAGGCCATCGACTTCCAGGGCCCCGTCTCCTTCCACTCCGAATACCAGGGCGAGCACAGTTGGCTCGACCTGAGCGTGGAACAGGTGGCCGCCCAGACGAAGAAGGACCTGGCCTACTGGAACCGGATCGTGCAGGGCTGA
- the tkt gene encoding transketolase yields the protein MSLEDMDIETLCVNTIRTLSIDMVHKANSGHPGAPLGCAAIAHVLWSRFLKHDPSDPTWPDRDRFVLSAGHASALLYSLLHLHGYDLPIEELVNFRQLGSRTPGHPEAGHTPGVELTTGPLGQGLGSAVGMALAEAYLAARYNEPGHTIVDHRTYVLASDGDMMEGVSHEAASLAGVLKLGKLIVLYDSNDISLEGPTAGWFADDTAARFRAYGWHVTHVDDATNDLDAIAAAIEEARNEGERPSLVVCRTHIGYGSPLQDSHQSHGKALNAEEMAATKRALGWPEDQVFLVPERVRQHMAQVAARGRAARREWEQSFKALAAARPEQAAQWRRAWAGELPDGWDANLPVWTPQDRPLATRSAAGDVLDALRDACPHLIGGCADLASSTRTLPKSGLSMEPGVYGRQNIRFGVREHLMGAACNGIVRHGGLRAYGSTFLVFSDYVRPSLRMAGLMNAGVVYQFTHDSIGVGEDGPTHQPAEHLAALRCIPNWTVIRPCDANEAREAWRAALLNADGPTALACSRQNLPVLDRTVLGAAEGLHRGAYVLSDPADGEPEIILMASGSEVAPTLEAARTLTEAGRRVRVVSFPSWELFEKQDEEYRRSVLPPAVRRRIAVEAGVPMGWERYAGADGEVIGLPHFGVSGPGGQVMKKLGFCPEHIADRARAMLDS from the coding sequence ATGTCGCTCGAGGACATGGACATCGAGACCCTGTGCGTGAACACCATCCGAACGCTGTCCATCGACATGGTGCACAAGGCGAACTCCGGCCACCCGGGCGCACCGCTCGGCTGCGCGGCCATCGCCCACGTGCTCTGGTCGCGGTTCCTGAAGCACGACCCGAGTGATCCGACCTGGCCGGACCGCGACCGGTTCGTCCTCTCGGCGGGGCACGCCTCGGCGCTGCTCTACTCGCTCCTGCACCTGCACGGATACGACCTGCCGATCGAGGAACTGGTCAACTTCCGGCAGTTGGGCAGCCGGACGCCCGGCCACCCCGAGGCCGGGCACACGCCCGGAGTCGAACTCACCACCGGACCGCTCGGCCAGGGTCTCGGCAGTGCGGTCGGCATGGCGCTGGCCGAGGCCTACCTGGCCGCCCGCTACAACGAACCGGGCCATACCATCGTCGACCACCGCACCTACGTGCTCGCCAGCGACGGCGACATGATGGAAGGCGTCAGCCATGAGGCGGCCTCCCTGGCCGGCGTGCTGAAGCTGGGCAAGCTGATCGTCCTCTATGACTCCAACGACATCTCCCTCGAGGGCCCCACGGCGGGCTGGTTCGCCGACGACACGGCTGCCCGGTTCCGCGCCTACGGCTGGCACGTGACGCACGTGGACGACGCCACGAACGACCTGGACGCAATCGCCGCCGCCATCGAGGAGGCGCGGAACGAGGGCGAACGCCCGTCCCTGGTCGTCTGTCGCACGCACATCGGCTACGGCAGCCCGCTGCAGGACAGCCACCAGTCGCACGGCAAGGCCCTGAACGCCGAGGAGATGGCCGCCACCAAGCGGGCGCTCGGATGGCCCGAAGACCAGGTGTTCCTCGTGCCCGAGCGCGTCAGGCAGCACATGGCGCAGGTGGCCGCGCGCGGCCGGGCCGCCCGCCGGGAGTGGGAGCAGTCGTTCAAGGCCCTGGCCGCCGCACGGCCCGAACAGGCTGCGCAGTGGCGCCGCGCCTGGGCCGGCGAGCTGCCGGACGGCTGGGACGCCAACCTGCCGGTCTGGACGCCACAGGACCGCCCCCTGGCCACGCGCAGCGCCGCCGGCGACGTGCTGGACGCGCTGCGCGACGCGTGCCCGCACCTGATCGGCGGGTGCGCCGACCTGGCGTCGTCCACACGGACCCTGCCGAAGAGCGGCCTGAGCATGGAGCCGGGCGTCTACGGGCGACAGAACATCCGCTTCGGCGTGCGCGAGCACCTGATGGGCGCCGCCTGCAACGGCATCGTCCGGCACGGCGGCCTGCGCGCCTACGGCTCGACGTTCCTGGTCTTCTCGGACTACGTGCGCCCGTCCCTGCGCATGGCGGGCCTGATGAACGCCGGCGTCGTCTACCAGTTCACACACGACAGCATCGGCGTGGGCGAAGACGGGCCGACGCATCAGCCGGCCGAGCATCTGGCCGCGCTGCGATGCATTCCGAACTGGACGGTCATCCGCCCGTGCGACGCGAACGAGGCGCGCGAGGCCTGGCGCGCCGCCCTGCTGAATGCCGACGGCCCGACGGCCCTGGCCTGCAGCCGCCAGAACCTGCCCGTGCTCGACCGGACGGTGCTGGGCGCCGCGGAGGGCCTGCACAGGGGCGCCTACGTGTTGAGCGACCCGGCGGACGGCGAGCCGGAGATCATCCTGATGGCCAGCGGGTCGGAGGTGGCCCCGACGCTCGAAGCGGCCCGCACTCTGACCGAGGCCGGCCGGCGCGTGCGCGTCGTGAGCTTCCCCTCCTGGGAGCTGTTCGAGAAGCAGGATGAGGAATACCGCCGCTCCGTCCTGCCCCCCGCCGTGCGCAGGCGCATTGCGGTCGAAGCCGGGGTGCCGATGGGCTGGGAACGCTATGCGGGCGCGGACGGCGAGGTGATCGGGCTGCCCCACTTCGGCGTGTCCGGCCCGGGCGGGCAGGTGATGAAGAAGCTGGGCTTCTGTCCGGAGCACATTGCAGACCGTGCTCGGGCGATGCTGGACTCGTAG